In Halobaculum sp. XH14, a single genomic region encodes these proteins:
- a CDS encoding metal-dependent transcriptional regulator codes for MNTADQYLKAIYLVQEMEDGPASTGAVADALDISPASANEMIGKLEDRGLAEHEKYKGVSLTEDGIVRARDAIQNYCIIERFLANVLEVEEFRAEAHSLEAVIDDTVAERLDTIIDRSSECPDCFDAGTDACRYLEVEQENIAD; via the coding sequence ATGAACACGGCAGATCAGTACCTCAAGGCGATCTACCTGGTGCAGGAGATGGAAGACGGCCCGGCTTCGACCGGCGCCGTCGCGGACGCGCTGGACATCAGCCCCGCGAGCGCGAACGAGATGATTGGCAAGCTGGAGGATCGGGGCCTCGCGGAGCACGAGAAGTACAAGGGCGTGAGCCTCACCGAGGACGGTATCGTCCGCGCGCGCGACGCGATCCAGAACTACTGCATCATCGAGCGCTTCCTGGCCAACGTGCTCGAGGTCGAGGAGTTCCGCGCGGAGGCACACTCGCTGGAGGCCGTCATCGACGACACGGTAGCGGAACGGCTCGACACCATCATCGACCGCTCGTCGGAGTGCCCCGACTGCTTCGACGCCGGCACCGACGCCTGCCGCTATCTCGAAGTCGAACAGGAGAACATCGCCGACTGA
- a CDS encoding DUF5518 domain-containing protein translates to MTINWRAVGIGFVVTLLAGVVAGFTVPVADLSLSGASWVVAGILGGAAAGYVADAGRRTGAAHGALATTIGALAVLVVLGAAGSFLAAAIGLELLLVSLLLLGLYAIPGAIGGWVGAMAKRSAEEPSEMDAGRPAGR, encoded by the coding sequence ATGACAATCAACTGGCGTGCGGTAGGCATCGGATTCGTCGTCACACTCCTCGCGGGCGTGGTGGCCGGCTTCACCGTCCCGGTGGCCGACCTCTCGCTCTCCGGGGCGAGCTGGGTGGTCGCCGGCATCCTCGGTGGTGCGGCGGCGGGCTACGTCGCCGACGCCGGGCGGAGAACCGGCGCGGCCCACGGGGCGCTCGCCACGACAATCGGCGCGCTCGCGGTGCTCGTCGTGCTGGGTGCCGCCGGGTCGTTCCTCGCGGCCGCCATCGGCCTCGAACTGCTGCTCGTCTCCCTCCTGCTGCTCGGTCTCTACGCGATTCCGGGGGCCATCGGCGGCTGGGTCGGCGCGATGGCGAAGCGGTCGGCTGAGGAGCCGAGCGAGATGGACGCCGGGCGGCCCGCGGGCCGCTGA
- a CDS encoding DNA double-strand break repair nuclease NurA: MTLDPIHVDTIAYLASAIADGVDDGDHDDLAGTVWTDWLDPLRDDGRPVIEPVGEHELRRASVEDAALAERPFPTTHGVDSGTLNPTAFKNGLVLDVAHAAMGTEPTDLDVHQSRSIVVTVHATDATVHLPDGWSRYDGSNSERRVLTVPRTRRFADETVHELALSLAESHHALQHSHVVDDLLVLDGPLYPKQLLNWATRDRELRDLAYGDAVTEAVENYVRLVERHVEREVPLLGFVKNSTSRYLTRTLDAKGVEAPWPDDAAMFTRLLERRADGERVTDELTFTSWLHSRGGSDEPLSASGDALGVERNLDPALYEVTFMFVYDPRGDLLFKVESPAAFTEDEAVRSALTTQVVSEVAAERGPPRAVDKADELAAIGVGEKESLRRKFEERFGSEFLHTYDDVRWGEE, translated from the coding sequence GTGACGCTCGACCCCATCCACGTCGACACCATCGCGTATCTGGCCTCGGCCATCGCGGACGGGGTCGACGACGGGGATCACGACGACCTCGCGGGCACCGTCTGGACCGACTGGCTCGACCCGCTCCGGGACGACGGCAGACCGGTCATCGAACCGGTGGGCGAACACGAACTCCGGCGGGCGAGCGTCGAGGACGCCGCGCTCGCCGAACGACCGTTCCCAACCACCCACGGCGTCGACTCCGGGACGCTGAACCCGACGGCGTTCAAGAACGGGCTGGTGCTCGACGTCGCACACGCCGCGATGGGGACCGAGCCGACGGACCTCGACGTCCACCAGTCGCGCTCGATCGTCGTCACCGTCCACGCCACCGACGCCACCGTCCACCTCCCGGACGGCTGGAGCCGGTACGACGGCAGCAACAGCGAGCGACGGGTCCTGACGGTCCCTCGCACCCGCCGGTTCGCCGACGAGACGGTCCACGAACTCGCGCTCTCGCTCGCGGAGTCCCATCACGCGCTCCAGCACAGCCACGTCGTCGACGACCTGCTCGTGCTCGACGGGCCGCTCTACCCGAAGCAGCTGCTCAACTGGGCGACGAGGGACCGCGAACTCCGGGACCTGGCGTACGGCGACGCGGTGACGGAGGCCGTCGAGAACTACGTCCGCCTCGTCGAGCGGCACGTCGAGCGCGAGGTCCCGCTGCTCGGGTTCGTGAAGAACTCGACGTCGCGGTATCTCACCCGGACGCTGGACGCGAAGGGGGTGGAGGCGCCGTGGCCGGACGACGCGGCGATGTTCACCCGGCTGCTCGAACGGCGGGCCGACGGGGAGCGGGTCACGGACGAACTCACGTTCACGTCCTGGCTGCACTCCCGGGGCGGGTCGGACGAACCCCTCTCGGCCTCCGGCGACGCGCTCGGCGTGGAGCGGAACTTAGACCCGGCGCTGTACGAGGTGACGTTCATGTTCGTCTACGACCCCCGGGGGGACCTGCTGTTCAAGGTCGAGTCGCCCGCGGCGTTCACCGAGGACGAGGCGGTCCGGTCGGCGCTGACGACCCAGGTCGTCTCGGAGGTGGCAGCCGAACGCGGCCCGCCGCGGGCGGTGGACAAGGCCGACGAACTCGCGGCCATCGGCGTCGGCGAGAAGGAGTCGCTCCGCCGGAAGTTCGAGGAGCGGTTCGGCAGCGAGTTCCTCCACACGTACGACGACGTCCGGTGGGGCGAGGAGTAG
- a CDS encoding DUF2240 family protein, giving the protein MTLEAAVAVPFRGAGADRMGEGEFVVALSLDRDWFSPDQAKRLVDVATGRGLIAQDDGDLVARFDPAEVSVPADFVPDESVLREQSTFEQVVDALVAGGVEKREAVAAANERQRDLGVTLEAAAVLVARERGVDVDGPAAAARADLLAGGEDR; this is encoded by the coding sequence ATGACTCTCGAGGCGGCGGTCGCCGTCCCGTTCCGCGGGGCGGGCGCCGACAGGATGGGCGAGGGCGAGTTCGTCGTCGCCCTCTCGCTCGACCGCGACTGGTTCTCGCCCGACCAGGCGAAGCGGCTCGTCGACGTCGCGACCGGACGCGGACTCATCGCGCAGGACGACGGCGACCTCGTCGCGCGGTTCGACCCCGCCGAGGTGTCGGTCCCGGCGGACTTCGTCCCCGACGAGTCGGTGCTGCGCGAACAGTCCACCTTCGAACAGGTGGTGGACGCACTCGTCGCCGGCGGCGTCGAGAAGCGCGAGGCCGTCGCCGCGGCGAACGAGCGCCAGCGGGACCTGGGTGTGACGCTCGAAGCCGCTGCCGTGCTCGTCGCCCGCGAACGCGGCGTCGACGTCGACGGCCCGGCTGCCGCCGCGCGCGCCGACCTGCTCGCGGGAGGGGAGGACCGATGA
- a CDS encoding universal stress protein, giving the protein MKKRILVAFDGTEQSAAALEYAAEEWPDAELVLLTVIDPSEGSFSAGRGVPSGSEEWYETMKTRAEGTLADGAALVDRDVETVTEVGGPAGAIVDYAEEADVDVVVVGSHGRRGISRMVLGSVAEQVVRTSPVPVLVVR; this is encoded by the coding sequence ATGAAAAAGCGGATCCTCGTCGCCTTCGACGGCACCGAACAGTCGGCCGCCGCCCTAGAGTACGCGGCCGAGGAGTGGCCCGACGCGGAGCTGGTCCTCCTCACCGTCATCGACCCCTCGGAGGGCTCGTTCAGCGCCGGTCGGGGCGTCCCCAGCGGGTCCGAGGAGTGGTACGAGACGATGAAAACCAGGGCGGAGGGGACCCTGGCCGACGGCGCGGCGCTCGTGGACCGGGACGTCGAGACCGTGACCGAGGTCGGCGGACCCGCCGGGGCGATCGTCGACTACGCCGAGGAGGCCGACGTGGACGTCGTCGTGGTTGGGAGCCACGGCCGACGGGGCATCTCGCGGATGGTCCTCGGCAGCGTCGCGGAGCAGGTCGTCCGCACCTCGCCGGTCCCGGTGCTGGTCGTCCGGTAG
- a CDS encoding ATP-binding protein, which yields MADSGDSELGDFQDVSSSVDGGSDHDGSGDAHGSGGTDEPSEGSTDSGSDDGGSGSVEGGAGSVDEGSGSVGDDDEAADGFAQYAMDAAAGPAATGIGTLSVAQGLCVSEDGEETSLKAFVTTGNREGIRLGTYLLVPYPDGETMFSRITALEYAQEFHTDDATELTARRRLQGNGDAFSEADYKFVADLDPTAVLFSDDGGTAGDGEGPDDDLKRRMVDRVPKPGAPIRQATDAEQIKTGLAIPEEGVFLGHLSVGGEKVRTAAEPPTVDYRLKDDYADGDPLVFRHTLVAGGTGSGKTHGAKNVLRQYLGRSYEMDDGRDAKAAVVMFDPQDEYAQMHDDNPAFDGDWARRLDREGIEHGGHDDTVALVPKEAGTSYPGVGHRAEQVEFTVPFSIVDEYDMPWLVAGASLNDNQYPALLTLLNRFFRNYDDGTYEQFLSFLDDPALKEELHESGRVHEATYDAVKRRVRGIPSGVFDQDAKPITELDTTLVRSGGLTVIPTYHLSSARAKEMFVLAVSAMLVDDKLSNDPNSARVDETPLVLGMDEAHNFLADAENVQAQKVVQKFTEAAKQGRKERLGLFLVTQDPQDVADPVFKQVNTRLVLNLGDEDAIRSVNIPPELTGKVPYMEKGQMVVYSPDNSEPVEVTGLPVCVTRHGE from the coding sequence ATGGCCGACTCCGGCGACTCAGAGCTCGGGGACTTCCAGGACGTTTCCTCGTCCGTCGACGGCGGCTCCGACCACGACGGGTCCGGCGACGCGCACGGGAGCGGTGGGACGGACGAGCCCTCCGAGGGGTCCACCGATTCGGGGTCCGACGACGGGGGATCCGGCTCAGTCGAGGGGGGCGCTGGCTCCGTCGACGAGGGATCAGGCTCCGTCGGCGACGACGATGAGGCGGCCGACGGGTTCGCCCAGTACGCGATGGACGCCGCCGCCGGTCCCGCGGCGACCGGCATCGGGACCCTCTCGGTCGCACAGGGGCTGTGCGTCTCCGAGGACGGCGAGGAGACGAGCCTGAAGGCGTTCGTCACCACCGGGAACCGCGAGGGGATCAGGCTCGGCACGTACCTGCTCGTGCCGTATCCGGACGGCGAGACGATGTTCTCGCGAATCACCGCGCTGGAGTACGCCCAGGAGTTCCACACGGACGACGCGACCGAACTCACCGCGCGCCGTCGCCTCCAGGGCAACGGCGACGCGTTCAGCGAGGCCGACTACAAGTTCGTCGCGGACCTCGACCCGACCGCCGTCCTGTTCTCCGATGACGGCGGCACCGCCGGCGACGGCGAGGGCCCCGACGACGACCTCAAGCGGCGGATGGTCGACCGCGTTCCGAAACCGGGCGCGCCGATCAGGCAGGCGACCGACGCCGAGCAGATCAAGACCGGCCTCGCCATCCCGGAGGAGGGCGTGTTCCTCGGCCACCTCTCCGTTGGCGGCGAGAAGGTTCGGACCGCGGCCGAACCGCCGACGGTGGACTACCGGCTGAAGGACGACTACGCCGACGGCGACCCGCTGGTGTTCCGCCACACGCTCGTCGCCGGGGGCACCGGGTCGGGCAAGACCCACGGCGCGAAGAACGTCCTCCGGCAGTACCTCGGGCGCAGCTACGAGATGGACGACGGCAGGGACGCGAAAGCGGCCGTCGTCATGTTCGACCCGCAGGACGAGTACGCCCAGATGCACGACGACAACCCCGCGTTCGACGGCGACTGGGCGAGGCGGCTGGATCGGGAAGGCATCGAACACGGTGGCCACGATGACACCGTCGCGCTCGTCCCGAAGGAGGCCGGCACGAGCTATCCCGGCGTGGGCCACCGCGCGGAACAGGTCGAGTTCACCGTCCCGTTCAGCATCGTCGACGAGTACGACATGCCGTGGCTCGTCGCCGGCGCGTCGCTGAACGACAACCAGTACCCGGCGCTCCTGACGCTGCTGAACCGGTTCTTCCGCAACTACGACGACGGCACCTACGAGCAGTTCCTCTCGTTCCTCGACGACCCGGCGCTGAAGGAGGAACTCCACGAGTCCGGCCGGGTCCACGAGGCGACCTACGACGCCGTGAAGCGTCGGGTTCGGGGCATCCCCTCCGGCGTGTTCGATCAGGACGCGAAACCGATCACGGAACTGGACACGACGCTCGTCCGCTCGGGCGGGCTGACGGTCATCCCGACGTACCACCTCTCCTCGGCCCGCGCGAAGGAGATGTTCGTGCTCGCCGTCTCCGCGATGCTCGTGGACGACAAGCTCTCGAACGACCCGAACAGCGCGCGCGTCGACGAGACGCCGCTCGTGCTCGGGATGGACGAGGCGCACAACTTCCTCGCGGACGCCGAGAACGTGCAGGCCCAGAAGGTCGTCCAGAAGTTCACCGAGGCCGCAAAGCAGGGCCGGAAGGAACGGCTCGGCCTGTTCCTCGTCACGCAGGACCCCCAGGACGTCGCGGATCCGGTGTTCAAGCAGGTGAACACGCGGCTCGTCCTCAACCTCGGCGACGAGGACGCGATCCGGAGCGTGAACATCCCGCCGGAGCTGACCGGGAAGGTGCCGTACATGGAGAAGGGCCAGATGGTCGTCTACTCGCCCGACAACTCGGAGCCGGTGGAGGTAACCGGCCTGCCGGTGTGTGTGACCAGACACGGCGAGTGA
- a CDS encoding DUF7113 family protein — MLLIRGEAWGTELTGSVYERGEDAPRFRGAPEEDAAYVWVCDEFYEVESGGSSLELGGRTIQVAFESPMPRGFDTRDQAVEAAKEHIRTQFARVGVAADEVDVAVEKADPE, encoded by the coding sequence ATGTTGCTCATCCGCGGTGAAGCCTGGGGCACCGAGCTGACCGGCTCGGTGTACGAGCGGGGGGAGGACGCGCCCCGATTCAGGGGCGCGCCCGAGGAGGACGCGGCGTACGTCTGGGTCTGTGACGAGTTCTACGAGGTGGAGAGCGGCGGGTCGAGCCTCGAACTCGGCGGTCGAACCATCCAGGTCGCCTTCGAGTCGCCGATGCCCCGGGGGTTCGACACGCGCGACCAGGCGGTGGAGGCGGCAAAAGAGCACATCAGGACGCAGTTCGCGCGAGTCGGCGTCGCGGCCGACGAAGTCGACGTCGCGGTGGAGAAGGCGGACCCCGAGTGA
- a CDS encoding ester cyclase — MATTHSRENERLARRIPEELATERDLDLVEELYAEDAVEHDPVGDHRGRDAIRRSFEQFLEGFPDVTATVEDVVTEGDRVAMRVTIRGTHEGLFMGVEPTNRSFEIQNTVFTRIEDGKIVERWVQPDMFGMLNQLGIVDSPMP; from the coding sequence ATGGCCACTACACACTCACGGGAGAACGAACGACTGGCACGGCGCATCCCCGAGGAACTGGCGACCGAGCGGGACCTCGACCTCGTCGAGGAACTGTACGCCGAGGACGCGGTCGAACACGACCCGGTGGGCGACCACCGCGGCCGCGACGCGATCCGTCGGAGTTTCGAGCAGTTCCTGGAGGGGTTCCCCGACGTTACGGCGACCGTCGAGGACGTCGTCACGGAGGGCGACAGGGTCGCCATGCGCGTCACGATACGCGGCACCCACGAGGGCCTCTTCATGGGGGTGGAGCCGACGAATCGGAGCTTCGAGATCCAGAACACGGTGTTCACGCGGATCGAGGACGGGAAGATCGTCGAGCGATGGGTCCAGCCCGACATGTTCGGGATGCTGAACCAGCTGGGTATCGTCGACTCCCCGATGCCGTAG
- a CDS encoding MFS transporter, translating to MTDRADRVALTAVVFAVMLAQTLVYPGVDLLAAELGGSGVSAPTLFLSVEFAAFVLFVGGWGALSDSTGRRRPLIVVGALGGAAGYLSLAVLPSLVDLSFVGALAVRGVQGALTVGAFSLAMSALADLEGGNGRNMGAAGIAIGLGTAIGAPVGGRLYEYDVFAPLYLATGLLAVAGVLALLVPDQVPAESDEGGLSALVRGVRERRELAVPYAFAFVDRLTAGFFALVGTLYFREAFGLGPAATGLMLAAFFAPFALLQYPFGVLSDRVGRIVPVSAGSLTFGVAVVAVGLAPSAAWAAVAMVVVGVLGALMAPATLALVVDLAGDTERGLAVAGFNAAGSLGFLAGSLVGGGVAATYGYLAAFGVAGGLEMLVALATLPALLRLGRRTGRTAVFGSGD from the coding sequence ATGACCGACAGGGCCGACCGGGTCGCGCTCACGGCCGTGGTGTTCGCAGTCATGCTGGCCCAGACGCTCGTCTACCCCGGCGTCGACCTCCTGGCGGCCGAGCTCGGTGGCTCGGGCGTCTCTGCGCCGACGCTGTTCCTCTCGGTCGAGTTCGCGGCGTTCGTCCTTTTCGTCGGGGGCTGGGGCGCGCTCAGCGACTCGACCGGCCGGCGACGCCCGCTCATCGTGGTCGGCGCGCTCGGCGGCGCGGCGGGCTACCTCTCGCTCGCCGTCCTGCCGAGCCTCGTCGACCTCTCGTTCGTCGGCGCGCTCGCCGTCCGCGGGGTCCAGGGGGCGCTCACGGTCGGTGCGTTCTCGCTCGCCATGAGTGCGCTCGCGGACCTGGAGGGCGGGAACGGGAGAAACATGGGCGCGGCGGGCATCGCAATCGGTCTCGGGACGGCCATCGGCGCGCCGGTCGGCGGACGGCTGTACGAGTACGACGTGTTCGCGCCGCTGTATCTCGCCACCGGCCTGCTCGCGGTCGCCGGCGTGCTCGCGCTGCTCGTCCCCGATCAGGTGCCCGCAGAGAGCGACGAGGGCGGCCTCTCGGCGCTCGTCCGCGGCGTCCGCGAGCGCCGGGAGCTCGCCGTTCCGTACGCGTTCGCGTTCGTCGACCGGCTCACGGCCGGCTTCTTCGCGCTCGTCGGCACGCTCTACTTCCGGGAGGCGTTCGGACTCGGGCCGGCCGCGACGGGGCTCATGCTCGCGGCCTTCTTCGCCCCGTTCGCGCTCCTCCAGTACCCGTTCGGCGTGCTCTCGGATCGGGTCGGCCGTATCGTCCCGGTGTCGGCCGGCTCGCTCACGTTCGGGGTCGCCGTGGTCGCGGTCGGGCTCGCGCCGTCGGCGGCGTGGGCGGCGGTCGCCATGGTCGTGGTCGGCGTGCTCGGCGCGCTGATGGCCCCGGCGACGCTGGCGCTCGTGGTCGACCTCGCGGGCGACACCGAACGCGGCCTGGCCGTCGCCGGCTTCAACGCCGCGGGCAGCCTCGGGTTCCTGGCAGGGTCGCTCGTCGGCGGCGGCGTCGCGGCGACGTACGGCTACCTCGCGGCGTTCGGCGTCGCGGGCGGGCTGGAGATGCTCGTCGCGCTGGCGACGCTGCCGGCGCTGCTCAGGCTGGGTCGTCGGACGGGGAGGACCGCGGTGTTCGGCTCCGGGGACTGA
- a CDS encoding phosphotransferase family protein — protein sequence MFTRTALGRAFARATGDSIRTTTVVEAGKNHAYRITTRDGERRFLKVGTRFPDRFDAEPATMRVVGRETDVPVPAVHATGQAPLGYPFAVSEFVAGSGHGRIRDLPRRTAERLCREAGSNLADLHRLDLPAFGRVAVRDGELTVAEERKYERMLRGSLDRQVGDLRDSPFADRCDRLRGLGSDLLDGADLDAVDPVFVHGDYRLDNLRLDPEGSRVTAAVLDWELPTAGDPLWDAVTTLALLTQGYGVDADAGRSYRTAFWEGYGDPPDADSERWHCCELLARMRLARHLTTETEGLPEAAVSARVAEHRRAFEDLCTGSSRLERSPLPTRVGS from the coding sequence ATGTTCACTCGGACTGCGCTCGGTCGGGCGTTCGCCCGTGCGACTGGCGACTCGATTCGGACGACCACCGTCGTCGAGGCCGGAAAGAACCACGCGTATCGGATCACGACGCGGGACGGCGAGCGACGGTTCCTCAAGGTCGGGACGCGCTTTCCGGACCGCTTCGACGCCGAACCGGCTACGATGCGGGTCGTCGGCCGCGAGACCGACGTCCCCGTTCCGGCGGTCCACGCGACCGGCCAGGCGCCGCTCGGCTACCCGTTCGCCGTGTCCGAGTTCGTCGCTGGCTCGGGCCACGGCCGGATACGAGACCTCCCGCGTCGGACCGCCGAGCGGCTCTGCCGGGAGGCGGGGTCCAACCTCGCGGACCTCCATCGGCTCGACCTGCCCGCGTTCGGTCGCGTCGCTGTTCGGGACGGCGAACTGACGGTGGCCGAAGAGCGGAAGTACGAACGGATGCTTCGCGGATCGCTCGATCGCCAGGTCGGTGACCTCCGGGACTCCCCGTTCGCGGACCGGTGTGATCGGCTTCGGGGCCTCGGATCCGACCTGCTCGACGGCGCCGACCTCGACGCCGTCGACCCGGTGTTCGTCCACGGCGACTACCGACTCGACAACCTCCGTCTCGACCCCGAGGGGTCGCGAGTGACCGCGGCCGTCCTCGACTGGGAACTACCGACCGCGGGCGACCCGCTCTGGGACGCGGTGACGACGCTCGCGTTGCTCACGCAGGGGTACGGAGTCGACGCGGACGCCGGGCGGTCCTACCGGACGGCGTTCTGGGAGGGGTACGGCGACCCCCCGGACGCGGACTCCGAGCGGTGGCACTGCTGTGAACTGCTCGCCAGGATGCGACTCGCCCGCCATCTGACGACCGAGACGGAGGGGCTCCCCGAGGCTGCGGTCTCGGCACGCGTCGCCGAACACCGGCGGGCCTTCGAGGACCTGTGTACCGGTTCGTCGCGGTTGGAGCGGTCGCCGCTTCCGACGCGCGTCGGTTCGTAA
- a CDS encoding ferritin-like domain-containing protein: MSVGQRVTSDHQLARLLQIGVVLEEVVEARATQHYREMDAAFDDEIVELLDHAAEESAEHRDRLEELIEELDAESVSYEEIEALVEAQYGQTKPEDFDGVLYDQLCNEETAYKFYDDLIRAVEGSDATYSIGRDRLLSTLRAIREEEADGVEDVTDVMERRA; this comes from the coding sequence ATGAGCGTCGGGCAGCGGGTCACCTCCGACCACCAGCTCGCCCGGCTGCTCCAGATCGGGGTGGTGCTGGAGGAGGTCGTCGAGGCGCGGGCGACCCAGCACTACCGCGAGATGGACGCGGCGTTCGACGACGAGATCGTCGAGCTCCTCGACCACGCGGCCGAGGAGTCGGCCGAGCACCGCGACCGCCTGGAGGAACTCATCGAGGAACTCGACGCGGAGTCGGTGTCCTACGAGGAGATCGAGGCGCTCGTCGAGGCCCAGTACGGGCAGACGAAGCCCGAGGACTTCGACGGCGTGCTGTACGACCAGCTGTGCAACGAGGAGACGGCCTACAAGTTCTACGACGACCTCATCCGCGCGGTCGAGGGGAGCGACGCGACGTACTCGATCGGGCGCGACCGCCTGCTCTCGACGCTGCGGGCGATCCGCGAGGAGGAGGCTGACGGCGTCGAGGACGTGACCGACGTGATGGAGCGACGAGCATGA